The Enterobacter kobei genome has a segment encoding these proteins:
- the pheT gene encoding phenylalanine--tRNA ligase subunit beta: MKFSELWLREWVNTTLDSDALSDQITMAGLEVDGVEPVSGAFTGVVVGEVVECGQHPNADKLRVTKVNVGGDRLLDIVCGAPNCRQGLKVAVATVGAVLPGDFKIKAAKLRGEPSEGMLCSFSELGISDDHNGIIELPLDAPIGTDIREYLKLDDNTIEISVTPNRADCLGIIGVARDVAVLNQTELNAPEIVPVEATISDVLPIQVDAADACPRYLGRVVKGINVKAPTPLWMKEKLRRCGIRSIDAVVDVTNYVLLELGQPMHAFDKDRIEGGIVVRMAKEGETLVLLDGTEAKLNADTLVIADHSKALAMGGIFGGEHSGVNDETQNVLLECAFFSPLSITGRARRHGLHTDASHRYERGVDPALQYKAMERATRLLIDICGGEAGPVIDVTHEATLPKRATITLRRSKLDRLIGHHVADAQVTDILTRLGCEVTEGQDEWKAVAPSWRFDMEIEEDLVEEVARVYGYNNIPDEPVQAGLVMGTHREADLSLKRVKTMLNDKGYQEVITYSFVDPKLQQLIHPGEEALILPSPISSEMSAMRLSLWTGLLGTIVYNQNRQQNRVRIFESGLRFVPDNQANLGIRQDLMLAGAISGNRYEEHWDLAKGTVDFYDMKGDLEAILDLTGKLSEIEFRAEAIPALHPGQSAAIYLDGKRIGFIGVVHPELERKLDLNGRTIVFELEWSPVADRVIPQAQDVSRFPANRRDIAVVVAENVPAADILAECKKVGVNQVVGVNLFDVYRGKGVAEGFKSLAISLILQDTSRTLEEEEIAATVAKCVEALKERFQASLRD; this comes from the coding sequence ATGAAATTCAGTGAACTGTGGTTACGCGAATGGGTCAATACCACGCTGGACAGCGACGCGCTGTCTGACCAGATCACCATGGCGGGCCTGGAAGTTGACGGCGTTGAGCCGGTTTCCGGTGCCTTCACCGGCGTCGTGGTCGGTGAAGTGGTCGAGTGCGGCCAGCATCCGAACGCCGACAAACTGCGCGTGACAAAAGTGAATGTCGGCGGCGACCGCCTGCTGGACATCGTTTGCGGTGCGCCAAACTGCCGTCAGGGCCTGAAAGTCGCCGTGGCAACCGTGGGTGCGGTACTGCCGGGTGATTTCAAAATTAAAGCGGCTAAACTGCGCGGTGAGCCTTCTGAAGGTATGCTGTGCTCCTTCTCCGAGCTGGGTATTTCCGACGATCACAACGGCATCATTGAGCTGCCGCTGGATGCGCCAATTGGCACCGATATCCGCGAATACCTGAAGCTTGATGACAACACCATCGAGATCAGCGTTACGCCAAACCGCGCTGATTGCTTAGGTATCATCGGCGTGGCGCGCGACGTGGCCGTGCTGAACCAGACCGAACTGAACGCCCCGGAGATCGTACCGGTAGAAGCGACCATCAGTGACGTACTGCCTATTCAGGTTGACGCCGCAGATGCTTGCCCACGCTACCTCGGCCGCGTGGTAAAAGGCATCAACGTGAAAGCGCCAACACCACTGTGGATGAAAGAGAAACTGCGCCGCTGCGGCATTCGCTCTATCGACGCGGTGGTTGACGTCACCAACTACGTTCTGCTGGAACTGGGTCAGCCAATGCATGCGTTCGATAAAGATCGTATCGAAGGCGGTATTGTTGTCCGTATGGCAAAAGAGGGCGAAACCCTGGTTCTGCTTGATGGCACCGAAGCGAAGCTGAACGCGGATACGCTGGTGATTGCTGACCACAGCAAAGCGCTGGCGATGGGCGGTATTTTCGGTGGCGAACACTCTGGAGTAAATGACGAAACGCAAAACGTCCTGCTGGAATGCGCCTTCTTCAGCCCGCTCTCTATCACCGGTCGCGCACGCCGTCATGGCCTGCACACCGATGCGTCTCACCGCTACGAGCGTGGCGTTGACCCTGCGCTGCAGTACAAAGCGATGGAGCGAGCGACTCGCCTGCTGATCGACATCTGCGGCGGTGAAGCCGGTCCGGTTATCGATGTCACTCACGAAGCGACGCTGCCGAAACGCGCAACCATTACCCTGCGCCGCAGCAAGCTCGATCGCCTGATTGGTCATCATGTTGCCGATGCCCAGGTGACCGACATTCTGACGCGTCTGGGCTGTGAAGTGACCGAAGGTCAGGACGAGTGGAAAGCCGTTGCGCCATCCTGGCGTTTTGACATGGAAATCGAAGAAGATCTGGTGGAAGAAGTGGCCCGCGTATACGGCTACAACAACATCCCGGACGAGCCCGTTCAGGCCGGTCTGGTGATGGGTACCCATCGTGAAGCCGACCTGTCCCTGAAGCGTGTGAAAACCATGCTTAACGACAAAGGCTACCAGGAAGTGATCACCTACAGCTTTGTTGATCCTAAGCTGCAGCAACTGATCCACCCGGGCGAGGAGGCGTTGATCCTGCCAAGCCCAATCTCCAGCGAAATGTCCGCAATGCGTCTGTCCCTGTGGACCGGGCTGCTGGGCACTATCGTTTACAACCAGAATCGCCAGCAAAACCGCGTGCGAATTTTCGAAAGCGGTTTGCGCTTTGTACCGGATAATCAGGCAAATTTAGGCATCCGTCAGGATCTCATGCTGGCTGGTGCTATCAGTGGCAACCGTTATGAAGAGCACTGGGACCTGGCAAAAGGTACGGTTGATTTCTACGATATGAAAGGCGATCTGGAAGCCATTCTGGATCTGACCGGTAAATTATCTGAAATTGAATTCCGTGCAGAAGCGATTCCAGCCCTGCATCCGGGCCAGAGTGCGGCGATCTATTTAGACGGCAAACGCATTGGTTTCATTGGTGTTGTTCATCCTGAGCTGGAGCGTAAGCTGGACCTGAACGGCCGTACCATCGTGTTTGAGCTGGAGTGGAGCCCGGTTGCAGACCGCGTCATTCCTCAGGCGCAGGACGTCTCCCGCTTCCCGGCGAACCGCCGTGATATCGCGGTTGTGGTCGCGGAAAACGTTCCCGCAGCAGATATTTTGGCCGAATGTAAGAAAGTTGGCGTAAATCAGGTAGTTGGCGTAAACTTATTTGACGTGTACCGCGGCAAGGGCGTAGCAGAAGGTTTCAAGAGCCTCGCTATCAGCCTTATCCTTCAGGATACCAGCCGTACACTCGAAGAAGAGGAGATTGCCGCTACCGTCGCCAAATGTGTAGAGGCATTAAAAGAGCGATTCCAGGCATCATTGAGGGATTGA
- the ihfA gene encoding integration host factor subunit alpha codes for MALTKAEMSEYLFDKLGLSKRDAKELVELFFEEIRRALENGEQVKLSGFGNFDLRDKNQRPGRNPKTGEDIPITARRVVTFRPGQKLKSRVENATPKAE; via the coding sequence ATGGCGCTTACAAAAGCTGAAATGTCAGAATATCTGTTTGATAAGCTTGGGCTTAGCAAACGGGATGCCAAAGAGCTGGTAGAGCTGTTTTTCGAAGAGATCCGTCGTGCTCTGGAAAATGGTGAGCAGGTAAAACTCTCCGGTTTTGGCAATTTTGATTTGCGAGACAAAAACCAACGTCCGGGCCGTAACCCGAAGACGGGGGAAGATATTCCCATTACAGCCCGCCGCGTGGTGACCTTCAGACCCGGCCAGAAGTTAAAAAGCCGTGTCGAAAACGCAACGCCCAAAGCAGAGTAA
- the rplT gene encoding 50S ribosomal protein L20, producing the protein MARVKRGVIARARHKKILKQAKGYYGARSRVYRVAFQAVIKAGQYAYRDRRQRKRQFRQLWIARINAAARQNGISYSKFINGLKKASVEIDRKILADIAVFDKVAFTALVEKAKAALA; encoded by the coding sequence ATGGCTCGCGTAAAACGTGGTGTAATTGCACGTGCACGTCACAAGAAAATTTTGAAACAAGCTAAAGGCTACTACGGTGCGCGTTCACGCGTATACCGCGTTGCCTTCCAGGCTGTTATCAAAGCAGGTCAGTACGCTTACCGTGACCGTCGTCAGCGTAAGCGTCAGTTCCGTCAACTGTGGATTGCGCGTATCAACGCAGCAGCACGTCAGAACGGTATTTCTTACAGCAAATTCATCAACGGCCTGAAAAAAGCCTCTGTTGAAATCGACCGTAAGATCCTGGCTGACATCGCAGTATTCGACAAAGTAGCGTTCACCGCTCTGGTCGAAAAAGCGAAAGCAGCACTGGCATAA
- the pheM gene encoding pheST operon leader peptide PheM, giving the protein MNAAIFRFFFYFST; this is encoded by the coding sequence ATGAATGCTGCTATTTTCCGCTTCTTCTTTTACTTTAGCACCTGA
- the btuC gene encoding vitamin B12 ABC transporter permease BtuC encodes MLDYAHRQHRSDRRRLLLLALLLIVAAGISLCAGDSWIGPERWLGPDGQLFVWQIRLPRTVAVMLVGAALALSGTVMQALFENPLAEPGLLGVSNGAGVGLIAAVMLGGGELSGWSISLSAIFGALLITIILLRFARRHLSTSRLLLAGVALGIICSALMTWAVYFSTSFDLRQLMYWMMGGFGGVDWHQGWLMALLVPGIVWAALQAQPLNMLALGEISARQLGMPMAFWRNVLVIAIGWLVGVSVALAGAIGFIGLVIPHMLRLCGFTDHRTLLPASAVAGAVTLLVADIIARLALTAAELPIGVVTATLGAPVFIWLLLKSGR; translated from the coding sequence ATGCTTGATTATGCTCATCGCCAACACCGTTCCGACCGACGTCGCCTGCTATTGCTGGCGCTGTTGCTGATTGTCGCCGCGGGTATCAGCCTCTGCGCGGGCGACAGCTGGATTGGGCCCGAACGCTGGCTGGGGCCTGACGGGCAACTCTTCGTCTGGCAAATTCGTCTGCCGCGCACCGTGGCGGTGATGCTGGTCGGTGCTGCACTGGCGCTGTCAGGTACCGTTATGCAGGCGCTGTTTGAAAACCCGCTGGCGGAACCCGGGCTGCTCGGGGTGTCGAACGGTGCAGGCGTCGGGCTGATTGCGGCGGTAATGCTGGGCGGAGGAGAACTCTCCGGATGGAGTATTAGCCTCAGCGCCATTTTCGGCGCATTACTGATCACCATCATCCTGCTTCGCTTTGCCAGACGCCACTTGTCGACCAGCCGCCTGCTGCTTGCCGGGGTTGCGCTGGGGATCATCTGCAGCGCGCTAATGACCTGGGCGGTATACTTCTCGACCTCCTTTGACTTGCGTCAGCTGATGTACTGGATGATGGGCGGCTTTGGTGGCGTTGACTGGCATCAGGGCTGGCTGATGGCACTTCTGGTGCCTGGAATTGTATGGGCAGCCCTGCAGGCGCAGCCGCTGAACATGCTCGCGCTGGGGGAGATCTCAGCACGTCAGCTCGGCATGCCGATGGCGTTCTGGCGTAACGTGCTGGTCATTGCCATCGGTTGGCTGGTGGGCGTGAGCGTGGCGCTGGCGGGAGCGATTGGTTTTATCGGGTTGGTTATCCCGCATATGCTGCGTCTGTGTGGCTTCACGGACCATCGAACCTTGCTTCCGGCTTCGGCCGTGGCCGGAGCCGTCACGCTGCTGGTGGCTGATATCATCGCTCGTCTTGCCCTGACAGCCGCGGAGTTACCGATTGGTGTGGTAACCGCCACGCTGGGCGCGCCAGTCTTTATCTGGCTACTATTAAAATCCGGACGTTAA
- the pheS gene encoding phenylalanine--tRNA ligase subunit alpha, translating to MSHLAELVASATAAINQASDVAALDNVRVEYLGKKGHLTLQMTTLRELPPEERPAAGAVINEAKEQVQQALNARKAELESAVLNARLAAETIDVSLPGRRIENGGLHPVTRTIDRIESFFGELGFTVATGPEIEDDYHNFDALNIPGHHPARADHDTFWFDATRLLRTQTSGVQIRTMKDQEPPIRIIAPGRVYRNDYDQTHTPMFHQMEGLIVDKNISFTNLKGTLHDFLNNFFEEDLQVRFRPSYFPFTEPSAEVDVMGKNGKWLEVLGCGMVHPNVLRNVGIDPEVYSGFAFGMGMERLTMLRYGVTDLRAFFENDLRFLKQFK from the coding sequence ATGTCACATCTCGCAGAGCTGGTTGCCAGTGCAACAGCCGCCATTAATCAGGCCTCAGATGTTGCCGCGTTAGACAATGTCCGCGTCGAATATCTTGGGAAGAAAGGGCACCTGACCCTTCAAATGACAACCCTGCGTGAACTGCCGCCAGAAGAACGCCCGGCAGCGGGTGCGGTGATTAACGAAGCTAAAGAGCAGGTGCAGCAGGCACTGAACGCGCGTAAAGCCGAACTGGAAAGCGCGGTGCTGAATGCGCGCCTGGCCGCAGAGACGATCGACGTTTCTCTGCCGGGTCGCCGTATCGAAAACGGGGGGCTGCATCCGGTTACCCGTACCATCGATCGCATTGAAAGTTTCTTCGGTGAGCTCGGCTTTACCGTGGCGACTGGCCCGGAAATTGAAGATGATTATCACAACTTCGATGCCCTGAATATTCCTGGCCATCATCCGGCACGCGCTGACCACGACACTTTCTGGTTTGACGCCACGCGTCTGCTGCGTACCCAGACCTCTGGCGTACAGATCCGTACCATGAAGGATCAGGAACCGCCAATCCGCATCATCGCGCCGGGTCGCGTCTATCGTAACGATTACGATCAGACCCATACCCCAATGTTCCACCAGATGGAAGGTCTGATTGTTGATAAAAACATCAGCTTCACCAACCTGAAGGGCACTTTGCACGATTTCCTGAACAACTTCTTCGAGGAAGACCTGCAGGTTCGTTTCCGTCCATCCTACTTCCCGTTCACTGAACCGTCTGCGGAAGTTGACGTGATGGGCAAAAACGGCAAATGGCTGGAAGTGCTGGGTTGCGGCATGGTGCATCCAAATGTACTGCGCAACGTCGGTATCGATCCGGAAGTGTACTCCGGCTTTGCCTTCGGTATGGGCATGGAGCGTCTGACCATGCTGCGTTACGGTGTGACCGATTTACGTGCATTCTTCGAAAACGATCTGCGTTTCCTCAAACAGTTTAAATAA